In the Zingiber officinale cultivar Zhangliang chromosome 5A, Zo_v1.1, whole genome shotgun sequence genome, AGTTATCCATTCATCATCTGAATTAATTTCATCAACTACAATGGGATCAATCTTGTCTCTCCTCCTAATACTTCTCTCCCTAAGCTTGAAGTTATATTTCACAAACACCAACGCATTCAACTTTGCATGTTCAAGCCTATTTCTCTTTTTTGTATGAATCTAAtattacaaaaaagaaaacatatatatataaaaataaacaatgatatgaaaattataaaacaattaaaattcaagTAGAGTTAGAAACTTAGAATACTCACCGATTCAAAAgtgctccaatttctttcacatcccGAAGCACTACAAGTGAGACCAAGCACTCGAATTGCAAATGTAGTAAGCTCAGGTGTCTTACTTCCAAAACGTTTCCACCACGAGACTAATAAGTAATAACATAAAAAAGATTACAAGaatgtatataattttaaaatacgaATGCTAGTATAATTTTACAAGAACAGTTACAAGAAGAAAATTTTACCTGAAGTTCGCAACATTCTTGTTCGTTTTGCTATTGGAGTTTCAAATTCTCCTTCAGCTTTGTTATACAAGTCCAATTGGATGTCCGCTTTAAGACGATCATCAGAAGACAACATCCTATCCATGTAAGTATACAATCCATCTCTAACTTCATCGCAATCAGAAAATCTTTCTTTATAACGCAATTGCGGGTTCAAATAATACCCGGTAGCGTGTAGAGGATGATGAAGTTGTGGAGTCCATCGTGAATCAATTTTTTCCAAATAGGTTTGTATTTTCGTCAACCCccacaattaaattttattgtcTCTTTTGCCTTATCCATAAGTTCATAAATATATCCATGCCGATCTCTCCTCCGAATCAACTTCCCTTAACACACTTACAAGAGGAACAACACTCTTAACACAAAATGC is a window encoding:
- the LOC121982054 gene encoding uncharacterized protein LOC121982054, producing MDRMLSSDDRLKADIQLDLYNKAEGEFETPIAKRTRMLRTSVSWWKRFGSKTPELTTFAIRVLGLTCSASGCERNWSTFESIHTKKRNRLEHAKLNALVFVKYNFKLRERSIRRRDKIDPIVVDEINSDDEWITEKEGPVLPVTTKWLEDDELFESDPIVSVPSATFESLFDSDKRVEDVEDIVEVAPTNSKKRVAENSSGSKDKQARLSLVDVEDNHLDAENYGVIPTFDSGNFPTIDTIDDDSDIELDDTDYF